One stretch of Peptococcus niger DNA includes these proteins:
- a CDS encoding HAD family hydrolase, producing the protein MTKKYFFFDLDGTLAPGIDKIVPPETRHALDALRDRGHEVILATGRLQIDAWQTAEPLGIRHMVSDGGNGLTVNGVLERLDGLPTARCKAFLHDLQTLGIPWAAVSANRLDRWTTDPHFDRFGDHYFKNHQVSPAAIDRAEVFYKIFVHHDPNTAPFPVNTEGLPVVPYAKRFLLIEPMEKGRGITDMMRRLNGNLADVVVFGDGLNDLHMFDPRWTSIAMGNARDELKRQADYITADAAQGGIVQALTHYGWL; encoded by the coding sequence ATCGTCCCGCCCGAGACCCGCCACGCCTTAGATGCCTTGCGAGACCGTGGTCATGAAGTGATCCTGGCCACCGGCCGGCTACAAATTGACGCCTGGCAGACCGCCGAGCCCTTGGGCATCCGCCACATGGTCTCAGACGGCGGCAACGGCTTAACCGTCAACGGCGTCCTGGAGCGGCTGGACGGGCTTCCGACAGCCCGATGTAAAGCCTTCCTCCACGACCTGCAAACCCTCGGCATCCCCTGGGCGGCCGTCAGCGCCAACCGCTTAGACCGCTGGACCACCGACCCGCATTTTGACCGCTTTGGCGACCATTATTTCAAAAACCACCAGGTCAGCCCTGCCGCCATCGACCGGGCCGAGGTCTTTTATAAAATTTTTGTCCACCACGATCCCAACACCGCCCCCTTTCCCGTCAACACAGAGGGCCTGCCCGTCGTCCCTTACGCCAAACGCTTTCTCCTCATTGAGCCCATGGAAAAAGGCCGCGGCATTACCGATATGATGCGCCGCCTGAACGGCAACCTGGCAGACGTTGTCGTCTTCGGCGACGGCCTCAACGACCTTCATATGTTTGACCCCCGCTGGACCTCCATCGCCATGGGCAACGCCCGGGATGAATTAAAACGCCAGGCCGACTACATCACCGCAGACGCCGCCCAGGGCGGCATCGTCCAGGCCCTGACCCATTACGGCTGGCTCTAA